CATGTGATTGCCTTTCTGTTGAGCGACCTCGCGAGCTACGTGAACGGTGCCAATATCGATGTTGATGGGGGCCTCCGTCAGATGATGCTGTCGTTGATGCCCAGGCCCGGAGTGAACGCCCATTGACCGCGCTCCCTCTCTCGACAGGTGAAATTCGGGTTCTGGCATCCGGCCTGCGCTTTCCGGAAGGCCCAGTCTGGTTGGCGGATGGCTCTATCGCCCTCGTGGAGATCGCCCGAGGCACGATCACCCGTGTCGATCCTTCTGGAAAAATCAGCATCATCGCCACGACAGGCGGTGGACCCAACGGCATGGCTCTCGGCCCCGATGGCGCATTCTACGTGTGCAACAATGGCGGCTTCACTTGGCTCGAGGAGAATGGCCGGTTCCGCCCCGTCGGACCCTCGCCCGACTATAAGACAGGCCGGATCGAACGCGTTGATCCCGACACGGGCGAATCGACGATCCTCTACGATCGATGCGGCGATCATCCCTTGTGCGGGCCCAATGACTTGGTCTTCGACGCAGACGGTGGGTTCTATTTCACCGATACCGGCCGCGTTCACCACCGCAGTCGCGATCATGGCGGCGTCTACTACGCCCGCGCCGATGGTTCCGAGATCACGGAGATCGTCCATCCTATGATCGGCCCGAACGGCATCGGTCTGTCCCCGGACGGTGCCGCGCTTTACGTTGCCGAGATGGAGACAGCCCGTCTCTGGTCCTACGAGATCCTCGCCCCCGGAAGGGTTGCGAAACTACCCTTCCCCATCCTGAACGGCGGGCGTTTGGTAGCGGGTCTGGGTGGTTTTCAGCGGATCGACAGCCTGGCAGTCGAAGCGTCCGGCAATATCTGTCTCGCAACTCTGGTAACCGGAGAGATCATCGTTGTCTCGCCGGAGGGAGAGATCGTCCGTAAAGTCAAAATGCCGGATATCTACTGCACAAACCTCTGTTTCGGCGGTCCCGACAGGAGAACTGCGTTCATCACCATGGGTCTGTCCGGCGAGTTGCTCGCAATGTCCTGGGCCGAGCCTGGGCTGGCGCTCAATTTCGGGGCATGACGGACGTGGAAGCGCAAAACCGTCATACACGCTGGCGCAAACGGCCTTCACCATCCACCTGGGGGGATTTCGGGGCGGACGACCAGCGCGGACGGCTGAACCTGATCACACCAGAGCGTCGCCTTGCAGCATTGCAAGAAGCACGCGTCGGCAAATCCTTTTGCCTGTCGCTGCCGCTCGACTATCCCGGCGGGAGGGCCCTGTCACCGTTCCGCAAGCCACCGGAGCTGCGAGCCGAAGTTATGGCTGATGGCCAGCCGGTGTTTAATGCCGGCGCTGGCGCCAGCCAATCAGACGCAACAGATCTGTTCTGCGATCAGTCGGTTCGTCTGTCGCTTCAATATTCCACCCATTGGGACGGGCTCGCCCATGTGGGCGCGCGGTTCGACGCCAATGCCGATGGGGAGGCGGAATGCGTCTATTACAATGGCTTCCCGGCGCAGGACACGCATGATGACGGCGTCCTTCGACTCGGGGTCGAGACTATGGCTGAGACCTGCGTCCAAGGGCGGGGTGTGATGATCGACCTCGTGCCACATTTCGGCGGCACTGCCCACCCCGTTGGTTATGACGACCTCATGCGGGTTGTGGAGCATGACGGTGTCATCGTGGGCGAGGGCGACATCGTTTGCTTTCGCACCGGATTCGCGGACCTTCTGCTCAAAATGCGCCGGCAGCCGGATCGCAATCGCCTTTTCTCCGAGACCCCGGCCCTGGACGGCCGCGATGAGCGTTTACTGCAGTGGATCACGGACATCGGGCTGGCAGCGATCGTTGCCGATAATTATGCCGTCGAGACGCTGCCAAGCCGGCCCGGACATCAAGCCTGTTCGCCGAACCTGCCGCTGCACCAGCATTGCCTGTTCCAGCTTGGCGTGCCTCTAGGCGAATTGTGGCACCTCGGTGACCTGGCCGACTGGCTGTGCGCTCATGGGCGCAACAGCTTTCTTTTGACGGCACCGCCCTTGCGACTGACGGGAGCGGTTGCTTCGCCGACCACCCCTGTTGCGACGGTGTGAACCACTCAAGATCTGGAGGAGACCATGGCTGACACCCAACACCTGCCGCAATATCCCATCAGGCGGACCTGCCCCTTTGACCCACCGGCCGAATTCTCGGAGTTCCGCGATGAGCAGCCACTGACGCGGATGCGCCTTTGGGATGGCTCGGCGATGTGGCTCGCAACCCGCTATGACGAGGTGCGGACTATTCTGGCAGACCCGCGCTTCAGCGCCATTCCGGCGGTGCCGGGCTACCCGATCGTCGCCGAAAGCCGCGCCGCCATGCTGCGGGCCGAGCGTCACAACTTCGCCTTCATGGATGATCCCGAACATGCCGGGTTCCGGCGGATGCTGGTAAAGATGTTTACCGTAAAGCGGATCGGACAGATGCGCCCGGCGATCCAGAAAATCGTCGACCAGCTCCTTGATTCTCTTCTGGCCAAGGGTCCGCCAGTCGATTTCATCAAGGATTTCGCGCTTCCGGTTCCGTCGTTGGTGATCTCAGAACTCCTTGCCATTCCCTATGAGGATCACGAGTTCTTTCAGGACTGTGCCGCCGCCCGAGTAAATCTCAGCGCTCCACCGGAGGTGTCTGCCAATGCAGGGAAGAAGATTTGGGATTATCTCGATGGTCTCTTGACCAAACGCGAGCAGGGAATTGGATTGGGCGACGATTTGCTGAGTCAACTTGTCATTGAGCAAATTCGTCCTGGGCATCTCGCTCATGCGGACGCGGTGGGCACTGCCCGGGCGCTACTGCTTGCCGGACACGATACGACCGCCACCCAGATCGGCGCCGGAACGTTGACGCTGCTCGAGCATCCAGACCAACTTAGGGCGCTAATAGCGGACCCATCTCTCGTTCCGGCAGCCGTTGAAGAAATTCTGCGCTACTTCACG
The window above is part of the Rhodoligotrophos appendicifer genome. Proteins encoded here:
- a CDS encoding cyclase family protein, which gives rise to MTDVEAQNRHTRWRKRPSPSTWGDFGADDQRGRLNLITPERRLAALQEARVGKSFCLSLPLDYPGGRALSPFRKPPELRAEVMADGQPVFNAGAGASQSDATDLFCDQSVRLSLQYSTHWDGLAHVGARFDANADGEAECVYYNGFPAQDTHDDGVLRLGVETMAETCVQGRGVMIDLVPHFGGTAHPVGYDDLMRVVEHDGVIVGEGDIVCFRTGFADLLLKMRRQPDRNRLFSETPALDGRDERLLQWITDIGLAAIVADNYAVETLPSRPGHQACSPNLPLHQHCLFQLGVPLGELWHLGDLADWLCAHGRNSFLLTAPPLRLTGAVASPTTPVATV
- a CDS encoding cytochrome P450; protein product: MWLATRYDEVRTILADPRFSAIPAVPGYPIVAESRAAMLRAERHNFAFMDDPEHAGFRRMLVKMFTVKRIGQMRPAIQKIVDQLLDSLLAKGPPVDFIKDFALPVPSLVISELLAIPYEDHEFFQDCAAARVNLSAPPEVSANAGKKIWDYLDGLLTKREQGIGLGDDLLSQLVIEQIRPGHLAHADAVGTARALLLAGHDTTATQIGAGTLTLLEHPDQLRALIADPSLVPAAVEEILRYFTITHHNAPRVALEDVQIGDQVILAGEGVIASVSAANRDPRAFADPDRFDIHRDANHHLAFAYGVHQCLGQALARLELQIVFETLFRRIPTLRLAVPFEELKFKHESLTFGVIEMPVEW
- a CDS encoding SMP-30/gluconolactonase/LRE family protein is translated as MTALPLSTGEIRVLASGLRFPEGPVWLADGSIALVEIARGTITRVDPSGKISIIATTGGGPNGMALGPDGAFYVCNNGGFTWLEENGRFRPVGPSPDYKTGRIERVDPDTGESTILYDRCGDHPLCGPNDLVFDADGGFYFTDTGRVHHRSRDHGGVYYARADGSEITEIVHPMIGPNGIGLSPDGAALYVAEMETARLWSYEILAPGRVAKLPFPILNGGRLVAGLGGFQRIDSLAVEASGNICLATLVTGEIIVVSPEGEIVRKVKMPDIYCTNLCFGGPDRRTAFITMGLSGELLAMSWAEPGLALNFGA